From the Sphingomonas phyllosphaerae 5.2 genome, one window contains:
- a CDS encoding metallophosphoesterase family protein — protein sequence MTFRHLLGLPPTQRYRVPPGMRVYAIADVHGRADLLRPLLGWIAQDNAKRGPIGQVHVVFLGDLIDRGPASAAVLEILARGGETPGASYLLRGNHEEMLLAILDGETDSASAWLAHGGAETLESYGIDPAPYFDDVEALPAALYAAMPGSHIAVLHAMLGQVRIGDYLFVHAGIRPGVPLDTQEGRDLRWIRKEFLNSRADHGVVVVHGHTIAPTVQFRHNRIGIDTGAYRTGRLTALGLEGEARWTLTSRLDAA from the coding sequence GTGACGTTCCGCCACCTCCTCGGGCTGCCGCCGACGCAGCGGTATCGCGTCCCGCCGGGGATGCGCGTCTACGCGATCGCCGACGTCCATGGCCGTGCCGACCTGCTGCGCCCGCTGCTCGGCTGGATCGCGCAGGATAATGCGAAGCGCGGGCCGATCGGCCAGGTGCACGTCGTGTTTCTCGGCGACCTGATCGATCGCGGTCCGGCCTCGGCGGCGGTGCTGGAGATACTGGCGCGCGGCGGCGAGACGCCGGGCGCGTCCTACCTGCTGCGCGGCAATCACGAGGAGATGCTGCTCGCGATCCTCGACGGCGAGACCGACTCGGCCAGCGCGTGGCTGGCGCATGGCGGGGCCGAGACGCTGGAGAGCTACGGCATCGACCCGGCACCCTATTTCGACGATGTCGAGGCGCTGCCCGCCGCGCTCTACGCCGCGATGCCGGGAAGCCATATCGCGGTGCTGCACGCGATGCTGGGGCAGGTGCGGATCGGCGATTATCTGTTCGTCCACGCCGGTATTCGCCCCGGCGTGCCACTGGACACGCAGGAGGGCCGCGACCTGCGGTGGATCCGGAAGGAGTTCCTCAACAGTCGCGCCGACCACGGCGTCGTGGTGGTGCACGGCCACACCATCGCGCCGACGGTGCAGTTCCGTCACAATCGAATCGGGATCGATACCGGCGCCTATCGTACCGGGCGGCTCACCGCGCTGGGGCTGGAAGGCGAGGCGCGCTGGACGTTGACCAGCCGACTGGACGCGGCGTGA
- a CDS encoding dihydrofolate reductase produces MIVLILARAANGVIGIDGGLPWRLPADMKRFKALTMGKPMIMGRKTFESFPAPLPGRRHIVLTRNREWSAPGAEVAHDVAGALALAGEGGGEVMVIGGAETYALFLDRADRVELTEVHATPPGDACVPAFAGWGEVARVRHAAEGDRPGYDFVTLVR; encoded by the coding sequence ATGATCGTCCTCATTCTCGCGCGCGCCGCCAACGGCGTGATCGGTATCGACGGCGGGCTGCCGTGGCGGCTGCCTGCCGACATGAAGCGATTCAAGGCGCTGACCATGGGCAAGCCGATGATCATGGGGCGCAAGACCTTCGAAAGTTTCCCCGCGCCGCTGCCGGGCCGCCGGCATATCGTGCTGACCCGTAACCGCGAGTGGTCGGCGCCCGGTGCCGAGGTCGCGCACGATGTTGCGGGTGCGCTCGCGCTGGCGGGCGAGGGTGGGGGCGAGGTGATGGTGATCGGCGGCGCGGAGACCTATGCGCTGTTCCTGGACCGCGCCGACCGCGTCGAACTGACCGAGGTCCACGCCACGCCGCCCGGCGACGCGTGCGTCCCCGCCTTCGCGGGGTGGGGCGAGGTGGCGCGGGTGCGGCACGCCGCCGAGGGCGACCGCCCCGGCTATGATTTCGTGACGCTGGTACGGTGA
- a CDS encoding tetratricopeptide repeat protein: MKGTTGGRAGTIALAMLVLLAGCRSPEDRAAKFAAMYEAAIAGNDPYMARLAMQKAVSYQDSNPDYWQSLGSVQLTLGDYSGAFNAYMRANELDRSNPTVLQALADLAVVGGHTDEAQRYAKQVLLLRPDDLAPQTTLGFVALRNRNYDEALQRADKVLAGRPDDSNATILKARALAGPGEADAALALLRGYVAGHPSDTAALDALGDISGRFGNLAGQKDAQQRELALRPKDLRLRVNYARTLYRLGERDAAHDLTFPMASSGKHDGLLIDILGLWLRYGPRDRALAEVRQLAPQGSTADKMRYAYFLMLAGVPAEAEALLAPLVSLPVTAANAAPLALLAQTQAMQGRDDDALKLLNAVLGFDEGNIVALRARTDLYLRVGRGRPAVFDAQRLVASKPRSADDRVRLARAYQLAGQPQLAENTYRAAIQDIGGADPLLFGGLRRFLVKAGRKSELSEVEQQFVEQKRLAQAQW, encoded by the coding sequence GTGAAGGGTACGACAGGCGGACGGGCCGGCACGATCGCGTTGGCGATGCTCGTGTTGTTGGCGGGATGTCGCTCACCTGAGGACCGGGCCGCGAAATTCGCGGCGATGTACGAGGCCGCGATCGCCGGCAACGATCCCTATATGGCGCGCCTCGCGATGCAGAAGGCGGTCAGCTACCAGGATTCAAACCCCGATTACTGGCAATCGCTGGGCAGCGTCCAGCTGACGCTCGGCGACTATTCCGGCGCGTTCAACGCCTATATGCGCGCCAACGAGCTGGATCGGTCCAACCCGACGGTGTTGCAGGCGCTCGCCGATCTCGCGGTAGTGGGGGGGCACACCGACGAGGCGCAGCGTTACGCCAAGCAGGTGCTGCTGCTGCGTCCCGATGACCTTGCGCCACAGACCACGCTCGGCTTCGTCGCATTGCGCAACCGCAATTACGACGAGGCGCTCCAGCGTGCCGACAAGGTGCTGGCCGGGCGGCCCGACGATTCCAATGCCACGATCCTGAAGGCACGCGCGCTTGCCGGGCCGGGCGAGGCCGACGCCGCGCTCGCGTTGCTGCGCGGCTATGTGGCGGGGCATCCCTCCGACACGGCGGCGCTCGACGCACTGGGCGATATATCGGGGCGGTTCGGCAATCTGGCCGGGCAGAAGGACGCGCAGCAGCGCGAACTCGCGCTTCGCCCCAAGGACCTGCGGCTGCGGGTGAATTACGCGCGCACGCTTTACCGGCTCGGCGAGCGCGACGCAGCGCACGACCTGACCTTCCCGATGGCGAGCAGCGGCAAGCACGACGGGCTGCTGATCGACATCCTCGGGCTGTGGCTGCGCTACGGACCGCGCGACCGCGCGCTGGCGGAGGTGCGGCAGCTGGCCCCGCAGGGCTCGACCGCCGACAAGATGCGGTACGCGTATTTCCTGATGCTGGCCGGTGTCCCTGCCGAGGCGGAGGCGCTGCTGGCGCCGCTGGTGTCGCTGCCGGTCACCGCCGCCAATGCCGCGCCGCTGGCGCTGCTGGCGCAGACCCAGGCGATGCAGGGCCGCGACGACGACGCGCTCAAGCTGCTGAACGCGGTGCTGGGGTTCGATGAGGGCAATATCGTGGCGTTGCGTGCGCGCACCGATCTGTACCTGCGCGTCGGGCGCGGACGGCCGGCGGTGTTCGATGCGCAGCGACTGGTCGCCAGCAAGCCGCGCTCGGCCGACGACCGCGTGCGGCTGGCCCGCGCCTACCAGCTGGCCGGGCAGCCGCAATTGGCCGAAAACACCTATCGCGCCGCCATCCAGGATATCGGCGGAGCCGATCCGTTGCTGTTCGGCGGATTGCGGCGCTTTCTAGTCAAGGCCGGGCGCAAGAGCGAATTGTCCGAAGTCGAGCAGCAATTTGTTGAACAAAAACGCCTAGCGCAGGCGCAATGGTGA
- a CDS encoding bifunctional riboflavin kinase/FAD synthetase codes for MERLDGGSAVPADLAGAIVALGNFDGFHLGHQAVVARAVERARAERRPALVATFDPHPVRHFRPDAEPFRLTTLDQRARLFAAAGADGMVVFHFDATLAALTADRFVAERLVGALRVGGVVTGEDFTFGHAKSGDIATLRRAGAAAGFAVDTVGAVMLDGEPVSSTRIRAALRGGDARGAARLLTRPYAIEGVVQHGDKLGRTIGYPTANLDMGPYLRPAYGIYAVRGRLADGRVLDGAANLGIRPTFDPPKELLEPYFFDFDGDIYGQVLAVELIEWLRAEAKFDGLDALIAQMDKDCARARELLAQ; via the coding sequence ATGGAGCGGCTTGACGGCGGCTCGGCGGTGCCTGCGGATCTCGCAGGCGCGATCGTCGCGCTCGGTAATTTCGATGGGTTCCATCTGGGACATCAGGCGGTGGTCGCGCGGGCGGTGGAGCGCGCGCGTGCCGAGCGGCGCCCGGCGCTGGTCGCGACCTTCGACCCGCACCCGGTCCGCCATTTCCGCCCGGATGCCGAGCCGTTCCGGCTGACCACGCTCGATCAGCGCGCGCGACTGTTCGCGGCGGCGGGTGCGGACGGGATGGTGGTGTTCCACTTCGACGCGACGCTCGCCGCGCTGACCGCCGATCGCTTCGTTGCGGAGCGGCTGGTCGGTGCCCTGCGCGTCGGCGGGGTGGTGACCGGCGAGGATTTCACCTTCGGCCACGCCAAGAGCGGCGACATCGCGACGCTGCGCCGCGCCGGCGCGGCGGCGGGCTTCGCGGTCGACACGGTCGGCGCGGTGATGCTGGACGGGGAGCCGGTGTCCTCCACCCGTATCCGTGCGGCGCTGCGCGGCGGCGATGCGCGCGGCGCGGCGCGGCTGCTGACGCGGCCCTATGCGATCGAGGGCGTGGTGCAGCACGGCGACAAGCTGGGGCGCACGATCGGCTATCCGACCGCCAACCTCGACATGGGGCCGTACCTGCGCCCCGCCTATGGCATCTATGCGGTGCGTGGGCGGTTGGCGGACGGGCGTGTGCTGGACGGAGCGGCGAACCTCGGCATCCGCCCGACGTTCGATCCTCCCAAGGAATTGCTGGAGCCGTATTTCTTCGACTTCGACGGGGATATTTACGGACAGGTGCTAGCGGTCGAGCTGATCGAATGGCTGCGCGCCGAGGCGAAGTTCGACGGGCTGGACGCGCTGATCGCGCAGATGGACAAGGATTGCGCCCGCGCACGCGAGTTGCTGGCGCAGTGA
- a CDS encoding exopolysaccharide biosynthesis polyprenyl glycosylphosphotransferase — MVMRPVDESAGAGQERVAGSRATGSIQGRRFTSNVIPSLVFMVDLLCLVISVPAAVIVYTLVVGESVVAGVHTAAAFIAGVAFFLIRQSRGVYGQSYLVLQAGDTAVALDYLMSALLSSAIVWQFGLVDQFSRGLTLAYVGAATGMLFVSRYVLRVALRRLADGGRIRQRVVLYGADKDTVDRTCRMLDLQALPQLLLVGVADDYGHAAAAQSVGNLPFIGGFPELLAMARDGEVDQVLIALSDMTRERIDLIIEKLSEVAIDVSLIPREAIALAPDYRVNFVGQIPVLTLWQRQMRDGNTIVKDVEDFVIATVALVFLAPLLLITGLAIKLSSRGPVIFKQPRFGFNNREILVWKFRSMYTDRQDVSGAARTTKGDPRVTPIGRWIRKLSIDELPQLWNVLRGEMSIVGPRPHATHMKVGDHYYFDAVRGYSARHRVKPGITGLAQVRGLRGEIQTIERAKRRVELDRYYIDNWSLGLDLRIMVETVVNIAFDKNAY, encoded by the coding sequence ATGGTGATGCGGCCGGTGGATGAGTCGGCCGGAGCGGGGCAGGAACGGGTGGCGGGTTCGCGAGCGACAGGGTCGATCCAGGGGCGACGCTTTACGTCGAACGTGATCCCATCATTGGTGTTCATGGTCGACCTGCTGTGCCTGGTGATCAGCGTCCCGGCGGCGGTGATCGTCTACACGCTCGTCGTCGGAGAAAGCGTGGTGGCGGGCGTCCATACCGCCGCGGCGTTCATCGCGGGCGTCGCCTTCTTCCTGATCCGCCAGTCGCGCGGCGTGTACGGGCAGTCCTACCTGGTGCTTCAGGCCGGCGACACCGCGGTCGCGCTCGATTATCTGATGTCGGCGCTGCTCAGCAGTGCGATCGTCTGGCAGTTCGGGCTGGTCGATCAATTCTCGCGCGGGTTGACGCTCGCCTATGTCGGCGCGGCGACCGGGATGTTGTTCGTCAGCCGCTACGTGCTGCGCGTCGCGCTGCGCCGGCTGGCGGATGGCGGGCGCATCCGCCAGCGGGTCGTGCTGTACGGCGCGGACAAGGATACGGTCGACCGCACGTGCCGGATGCTCGACCTGCAGGCGTTGCCGCAGCTGTTGCTGGTTGGGGTCGCGGATGACTACGGGCACGCCGCTGCCGCGCAATCGGTCGGCAACCTGCCTTTCATCGGCGGCTTTCCCGAGCTGCTCGCGATGGCACGCGACGGCGAGGTCGATCAGGTGCTGATCGCGCTGTCCGACATGACGCGCGAACGCATCGACCTGATCATCGAGAAGTTGAGCGAGGTCGCGATCGACGTCTCGCTGATCCCGCGGGAGGCGATCGCGCTGGCGCCAGATTACCGCGTCAACTTCGTCGGCCAGATCCCGGTGCTGACGCTGTGGCAGCGGCAGATGCGCGACGGCAACACGATCGTGAAGGACGTGGAGGATTTCGTCATTGCCACGGTCGCGCTGGTGTTCCTGGCGCCGTTGCTGCTGATCACCGGGCTGGCGATCAAGCTGAGCAGCCGCGGCCCGGTGATCTTCAAGCAGCCGCGCTTCGGATTCAACAACCGCGAGATCCTCGTCTGGAAGTTCCGGTCGATGTACACCGACCGGCAGGACGTCAGCGGCGCGGCGCGCACCACGAAAGGCGATCCGCGCGTGACGCCGATCGGGCGGTGGATCCGCAAGCTGAGCATCGACGAGTTGCCGCAATTGTGGAACGTCCTGCGCGGCGAGATGTCGATCGTCGGCCCGCGCCCGCACGCGACGCATATGAAGGTCGGCGATCATTATTATTTCGATGCGGTGCGCGGCTATTCCGCGCGTCACCGCGTGAAGCCCGGGATCACCGGGCTAGCGCAGGTGCGGGGGCTTCGCGGCGAGATCCAGACGATCGAGCGCGCCAAGCGCCGGGTCGAGCTGGACCGTTATTATATCGACAATTGGTCGCTCGGCCTTGACCTACGCATCATGGTCGAGACCGTCGTCAACATCGCGTTCGACAAGAATGCCTATTGA
- a CDS encoding polysaccharide biosynthesis/export family protein — MTTKLFCGLALLLVPIAPALAQQAATPPRATNQAATAPLTPYRINAGDELDIFVWGEERLQRSVRVLPDGTFSFPLVGKVDALNALPSEIEARITKGLESQYRTAVPQVTVSVKAPAGLQFSVLGKVRSPGSFNPGRYVNVLEALSFAGGPADFAQLGNVVIIRKTPTGAQAIRVRLNDIMKGSVSEVNNQTLPLVRGGDTVIVP, encoded by the coding sequence ATGACGACCAAGCTTTTCTGCGGCCTCGCCCTGCTGCTGGTGCCGATCGCGCCGGCGCTGGCGCAGCAGGCCGCAACGCCGCCGCGCGCCACGAACCAGGCGGCGACGGCTCCGCTGACCCCCTATCGTATCAACGCGGGCGACGAGCTCGACATCTTCGTCTGGGGCGAGGAGCGGCTGCAGCGCAGCGTCCGCGTCCTGCCCGACGGCACCTTCTCCTTCCCGCTGGTCGGCAAGGTCGACGCGCTCAACGCGCTGCCGAGCGAGATCGAGGCGCGGATCACGAAGGGCCTCGAATCGCAGTATCGCACCGCAGTGCCGCAGGTGACGGTGTCGGTGAAGGCGCCGGCCGGGCTGCAATTCTCGGTGCTGGGCAAGGTGCGCAGCCCCGGTTCGTTCAACCCCGGCCGCTACGTCAACGTGCTTGAAGCGCTGAGCTTTGCCGGCGGCCCGGCCGATTTCGCGCAGCTGGGCAACGTGGTCATCATCCGCAAGACGCCGACTGGCGCGCAGGCGATCCGGGTCCGGCTGAACGACATCATGAAAGGGTCGGTCTCCGAGGTGAACAACCAGACGCTGCCGCTGGTGCGCGGCGGCGATACGGTCATCGTCCCGTGA
- a CDS encoding WecB/TagA/CpsF family glycosyltransferase: MPIDPAAVTPRRSFLGIDFDPLDTDAAVAWLAQVRRGDPYRYIVTPNVDHLVRLEALGQDDTVGAELWQAYRDATLVLCDSRVLARLARLYGVDLPLAPGSDLTVRLFAEVAQPGDRIAIVGGDEALLAALRVRFAALEFVQHIPPMGMLRNPAALAAAVAFGRDSDARFLLIAVGSPQQELLAARIAAAGGAAGCALCIGASLDFIVGRQRRAPRVVQRLGLEWAHRLASQPGRLWRRYLVDGPRIFRMARAWHRGRVG, translated from the coding sequence ATGCCTATTGATCCTGCCGCGGTGACGCCGCGCCGGTCGTTCCTAGGGATCGACTTCGATCCGCTGGATACCGACGCGGCGGTCGCGTGGCTGGCGCAGGTGCGTCGCGGCGATCCGTATCGCTACATCGTAACGCCGAACGTCGATCATCTCGTCCGGCTCGAGGCGTTGGGGCAGGACGATACGGTCGGCGCGGAATTGTGGCAGGCCTATCGCGATGCGACGCTTGTGCTTTGCGACAGCCGGGTGCTTGCGCGGCTGGCGCGACTCTACGGCGTCGACCTGCCGCTCGCACCAGGCAGCGATCTGACGGTACGATTGTTCGCCGAGGTGGCGCAGCCGGGCGACCGGATCGCGATCGTCGGTGGCGACGAAGCGCTGCTGGCGGCGCTCCGGGTGCGGTTCGCGGCGCTGGAATTCGTGCAGCACATCCCGCCGATGGGGATGCTCCGCAACCCGGCGGCGCTTGCAGCGGCGGTGGCGTTCGGGCGCGACTCGGATGCGCGCTTCCTTCTGATCGCGGTCGGATCGCCGCAGCAGGAACTGCTAGCCGCACGGATCGCCGCGGCAGGCGGGGCGGCGGGATGCGCGCTGTGCATCGGCGCCTCGCTGGACTTCATCGTCGGACGGCAGCGCCGTGCGCCAAGGGTCGTGCAGCGACTTGGGCTGGAATGGGCGCATCGGCTCGCTTCGCAGCCGGGGCGCCTGTGGCGACGCTACCTGGTCGATGGGCCGCGGATATTCCGCATGGCGCGCGCCTGGCACCGCGGGCGCGTGGGGTGA
- a CDS encoding FxDxF family PEP-CTERM protein: MKKFFAAAVVAASFAAATPAMAVNYVVPLNETSPGFFTGDTIVSVSTNGAFSDTFSFMTPVDFGNIGASAITLTLTGALTFQSVILNGTPLNLTVNQGQYTAATPIGGFPAGANPQKLIVNGSFAKSDAQPSGRYSALVEFRATPAVPEPGTWALMILGFGVVGYAMRRRPSVRFAQAI; encoded by the coding sequence ATGAAGAAGTTTTTTGCAGCTGCGGTCGTCGCAGCCTCTTTCGCAGCCGCGACGCCGGCAATGGCGGTCAACTATGTCGTTCCGCTGAACGAGACGTCGCCGGGTTTCTTCACGGGCGATACGATCGTTTCGGTTTCGACCAACGGCGCGTTCAGCGACACGTTCTCGTTCATGACCCCGGTCGATTTCGGTAACATCGGCGCAAGCGCGATCACGCTGACGCTGACGGGTGCGCTGACGTTCCAGTCGGTGATCCTGAACGGCACGCCGCTGAACCTGACCGTCAACCAGGGTCAGTACACCGCAGCTACCCCGATCGGCGGCTTCCCGGCCGGTGCGAACCCGCAGAAGCTGATCGTGAACGGTTCGTTCGCCAAGAGCGACGCGCAGCCGTCGGGCCGTTACAGCGCGCTGGTCGAATTCCGTGCGACCCCGGCCGTGCCTGAGCCGGGCACCTGGGCGCTGATGATCCTGGGCTTCGGCGTCGTCGGCTACGCGATGCGTCGCCGCCCGTCGGTCCGCTTCGCGCAGGCGATCTGA
- a CDS encoding beta-1,6-N-acetylglucosaminyltransferase has protein sequence MTIGFVILSHRDPAQLLRLVQTLNRLYDDPPIACHHDMAQCPLDPSGFPGNIRFVDPSIRTGWAKWSVVRGFLAALRLLYADTDPERAGPDWFVLMSAADYPIRRADAVRADLAALGADALIDFRQLGDTAESAAARFGPRNPELDQFESDENRIIKRRHYEGAELWLPTLRFNDGGRRVRPGRHTVHLPFATPRRPFSAAFPCFYGDHWFTGNRRVAQLLLHPDAQHLRVQRHLTMRTSPDECYFQTVLCNEPGLRLERDSRRYAQWNGGGAHPQTLTEADLPAIAASNAHFARKFAPGSPVLDRLDALLFD, from the coding sequence ATGACGATCGGCTTCGTGATTCTTTCGCACCGCGATCCCGCGCAGTTGCTGCGGTTGGTGCAGACCCTCAACCGGCTCTACGACGATCCGCCGATCGCCTGTCATCACGACATGGCGCAATGCCCGCTCGACCCGTCCGGCTTCCCGGGGAACATCCGCTTCGTCGATCCGAGCATCCGCACCGGCTGGGCGAAATGGTCCGTGGTGCGCGGCTTTCTCGCGGCGTTGCGGCTGCTCTATGCCGACACGGACCCGGAGCGGGCCGGCCCCGACTGGTTCGTGCTGATGAGCGCCGCCGATTATCCGATCCGCCGTGCCGACGCGGTCCGCGCCGATCTCGCTGCGCTCGGCGCCGATGCACTGATCGATTTCCGTCAGCTCGGCGATACCGCGGAGAGCGCTGCGGCGCGCTTCGGTCCACGCAATCCCGAGCTCGACCAGTTCGAGTCGGACGAAAACCGGATCATCAAGCGTCGTCATTACGAAGGCGCGGAACTGTGGCTGCCCACGTTGCGCTTCAACGACGGCGGGCGGCGCGTGCGCCCCGGGCGCCACACCGTGCACCTGCCGTTCGCAACGCCGCGCCGGCCGTTCTCGGCGGCGTTTCCGTGCTTCTACGGCGACCATTGGTTCACCGGCAACCGGCGGGTCGCGCAACTTCTCCTTCATCCCGACGCGCAGCACCTGCGAGTCCAGCGGCACCTGACGATGCGCACCAGCCCCGACGAATGCTATTTCCAGACCGTGCTGTGCAACGAGCCCGGCCTGCGGCTGGAGCGGGACAGCCGTCGCTACGCGCAGTGGAACGGCGGCGGCGCGCATCCGCAGACGCTCACCGAGGCGGACCTGCCCGCGATCGCGGCGTCGAACGCGCATTTCGCGCGCAAGTTCGCGCCGGGATCGCCGGTGCTCGATCGCCTCGACGCGCTGTTGTTCGACTGA